Genomic segment of Coffea arabica cultivar ET-39 chromosome 1e, Coffea Arabica ET-39 HiFi, whole genome shotgun sequence:
ATAACTTTCATATGAGCTAACCACTAATTATAATGGAGTTCTAGAGTGGCCTTCCTGGGAAGGCAAAAAGGACTGTGAAATAGATAGATAAACTAAAACACAAGCACTTAAAAATTCCACATACAAACACACAAAGTAAATGTTACACCTAGGGTTCTTTAATCCATACATCCAAAAAGCAAAGCATTCCCAAGCATGTAAAAGTAGCAAAAGAATTGAGACAAGACACATTCAGAAAGCAAGAAGTTAGAAAAAGGCATCCAAGCAAAGGAAAAAGCAGAGCCCGTATGCTTTTTCTTATCATCTACTATGCCACACAAGTGATTTAATAGGCTCAGTTTACAAGGAAGTGGATGTACTGAGATATTGAAAAAGTCACACGAacatttttcatcttctttcgcCAAAAAGTAGCAAATGAATTCCAAAAGAGAAACAAATTCACTCGTTGCATTAGGTCGATCATTCATATAAGAATTTACTAATCTAAACATTTTCACTATTATAACAAATGAAATTATTACGtctcatttaaaaaaaattaaaggctGTATTGAATTGCTAGCACCAACAAAATGCtataacatttaacaaatcaacaaaaattCTAGGAAAACGGCAGAAAGAGAGATTTCAGCAAATTACTACCTACAACAGCAGTAAGTTCTCTTTGAGCTGAGGAATAGTTGGGCCTGATAAACAACCCAAGTCacattttgtcaaaaaaaaaaaaaaatttgctcatTTTGTCAAAATTAGTACGACAATCTTAGAAAACTTCACATAGTTGACAAGCATTAATTGTTTAAACCCATAACCACAACCCTTTAGCTTTTCCAATTTAATCACTTGGCAGAATTTGACCACCCAGTGAACATTGTGAATGAAACATCATAAACACCAGAAAACTGCCCCTTTTATTCACTTAGATCTGCTTCTCTGTAAATTACACGCACTAATTCAAAAGGTTAAGAAATGACAAAATTCTGGGCTCCGAGCCTCCGCAAAACAAGTTTCAcaaggaaaataaaaaggtaaaaaaTCTCTTCAAAGAAATTACCTTAAAGGATACCCAGTGAATTTCAAGActgcttggcttgaaaatggAAAGTGCAGCTGCATTGAAACTTCAAAGccaaaatgcagaaaaggaTTGTTGTCCGAGGACTCAAACTAGTATGATACAGCAACCACattgaggtaaaaaaaaaaaacaaatgttgAAGATCCAGAAGCAAAACGGTGAGGACCCTCTGGAGCAGTTGAGCTAAATTGTCAAGTAAAGATGAGGTTTCGAGAGTGAGTAATAGATCTGTAGCATGGTTatacaagaaagagaaaagaaaggggaaGAAGTAGAAGAGGTTTGGTTGAGTGAAGAGGAAAGGAAACTGAACAAAACTGGGAAaggtggaattttttttttggagtgaaGAGGATTATGAGAGTGAGGTGTCACCTGTGGACTTTGCTTTCCCTCACTCATTCACTCACCCTCAACTCAACCACTCCAGTGTGGGCATTCATTAGTGTGTGACTGTGTGTgggaagagagagaggagagagaggagCGAGAGCGAGACTGCGAAGGGGCGGATGATGCGGGGGTagtttttgttctttcttttgttgttttagataGAAGagcgcttttttttttctttttttgagagagagaaaggagtgGCGGGGGGTTTTGGCTTGTGTGGAGGGAGGAAGGAGGATTCTttatacagatacagatacagtaGACTGAATCTCtatctgcaatttttttttttttttgcttgaaaggaactccttttgtttttcaatAATTAATATAGGCCATCAATCACTACTAGGCTCTGTACATTTTCGATTCGTTTTGAGTTGAATAGAATgtacaattttctctcttttttttccttaccAAATACTAATGGGAAAAGGCAGCGCAAAAAAGGTTTTGAAGTTTGAAAGTCCAGTTTTGTGTTTTTGAATTTCCCCAAAATGATTAATGGAAATAGGATGCGAAGAAAGGAGAAAGCAAACATGTCATTATTTGACTTAAAGAAAAGTTAAAAAACCATGCGGTACAACTACGAACATGAATGAAACAACAATTATTATCTTCTTTCCTTTGATTTGATTAAAGGGGCGATGAACAGGAGGGGTGTCAATGAACTTGACCAATGACTCCTCCTATCAAATCTTTTTCGGCAATTTGGATCTTTAGAGGTcaaacagacccttattctCTTCGTCCATTGTCGTCTCTCAGACGcttttcttcttcattattACTACTGACTGACGATAATCGGAACAAGCACattgggttaattccactttgtccccccaaactttggacgattatccacttaagtccctaaacttcaaaatgggacacttaagtccctaaacttataaatacctcccacttaagtcccagaacttataaaatgggacacttaaaaccctaaacccttataaaatgggacacttcgaccaccaacggcattcaggatttgttaacaattttccttaagtgggaggtatttataagtttagggacttaagtgtcccattttgaagtttagggacttaagtggataatcgtccaaagtttggggggacaaagtggaattaaccccaAGCACATTAATCGTGGAAAATGACCCAAGAAATAAAATTTGACCAAGGCATTAAACTACTTACTGTAATAATtactatataatattttttatgatgcGACATATATCAGATAAAAATATATCTGTTATACAAGCAAATAATATTATTGTCTATCCAAACACAagcattatttaaaatattaattattttatttacatCATAAAAATGTTTACTAATCATATTTTTTGTATTTCAAACTATATATTTGTTATCTCACATAGAAGATTACataagtgctacagtaattaattcaaatcatATTTCAGATAATGGTCTATCCACATACGTTTCATTTATTTTCCTATAAAAACTCTATTAAGAAAAAAACTATACTCCACTGTTTTACATGCTTCGTTATTGTCATAAATTCGCTTAGATTTTGAGAATCTTGTTAGCGTGCAGTTTTTCAAGTtcaaatgtaaaaaaataacAGCAATTATTTTGATCAACGGCTTGTGAGTGTGAACAGTGGATTATTTTGTCTAACGGAGGAGACAACAAATTAATGGCACCAGACGGTTAAAAGGTCAAACTCCTAGCAAAAATCTCACCCTGATCAGATCAATGGCCCGTATGGAACTGAGAATTTTGATAGTATGAAACAAACTTGTTGGGCAAAACAGAGTGCAGGTTAGCAATTGCATTTACTCTTTGCCGGAGGTGGCTGGCTGCCCCTGGAAGTGGTTGGCATTCATTTCTTTCATATGAAGAGGATCAAATACTCCACCGCTACAACACTTCTACTAGTATTCTTCTTCTCGCTATATTCTTCTTGCCTTGTATATGTGAAAAGACGAGGAAAGTATTGATGACCATCTAATTGATATGAGCTTTGAGTTAAATCAAAAGTAATattgaagagtttttttttggggggggggggggggggggggggggggggggttgtggTGCCCCGGgaaggctctgtttggattggccaattttttaaaaataaattttttaaatacaatactATAATAATAcacaataattaaaaaaatatttcattcatacaatatatcaaatacttcaaaaatactcaaaaaaaaaCAGCTACTTCAAATGGAGCATGGGTCTTTAAGACATACTACTAGTCAATATTATATAAGGTATTTGAGTGGTTTGGTTTCTATATATGATGTAAAGAGAATCAAACTTAAGAAGGTTGAGATAATTAAAATCAAGTCTCTTCTGTCAACCTCATATAAGAAGTCAGCTCCCTAATAAACCAAATTTTTAATAAGAAGTCGGGTCTAATCAAGTATTGTCCCAACTTCTCCAACGGGGAttgaaagctttttttttttccattattatttatttactttatatctACTCCTACTTCCAGTTTACAATCGGGTCAAACGGATACACTAAGCACTCGTATAAATTTAGAGAAAACCATTTAAAATGACAAACCACATATAGAGACAAGTGATTGAAAATTAAGGTTTGAACCCTTAAAAGATTTTGATGGTGGCCAACAGCCATTAAGTTCCAACTTTCTCCACTTGATAAACAAATTCTGGGATCATATCGGACTCCTTTTGTTCATAAATTTCTTTTGAGATTTGTcccttcacttttttttccccaaaataaaaaaaaaagaagtaaaataCATAGAAAGCAAAGCATGTCAAcatggctctgtttggattgtaaattatttgagatatttttactgaaacactttttgtgatgtgatgtatgtgagataaaaaggtaattgagaagataaaaaggtgtgttagaaattgtaatGATAATGTAACcaaataaattttggcaaataatcctccatccaaacaaacccatgcATGCATGCGTACGTGATTGTTGGATGCAGACACCCATActttactactactactactatatatttttctttctacGTCAGCAAGAACATCACTCTGCTTGCTACCTACTCCTTCGTCACATTTCACATCCAATGTTCATCAAGTTATTCCAGCCCAAggaccccccccccccggcgGACCAAGGAAGGTATACATGATATCTGGATTTGGCCACCTGCTCTCTCTCTTAAGTCCTGGGAACGAATTTGGATTGCAATTGTTATATACATATTGCTACATTGTATATATTTCCCATTTGAGGTATGCAACTTTTAGATTAGTTCTTTTCAGGGGATCGGATTTAAGTGATTAATTATCGCTAACTAGCTTGATTAAACTTGTCTCTCGCATAAAATTGGATGGCTTTACGGTCTGGAGCAAACATCGATCTAGGATAATGTACTATCAAACAGATTTAGGCACGATTCATATTCCACGAACAAGTAGTAACAACTCCCATCAATTCATCACCGAATCTAATCTGAGTATTTTTGGACTAATAAATAAAAGCCTTTGTTTATATATAGATCTCTGATTTGATCagtcaaattattattatttttttttgagtaaatggTTTTGGTACCTAATATGCGTGCAGGGCCAGTGAAAGTGTGTATGACTGTATCATCCATCCTCCGCCAttggtaaaattttaaaaaaatttgttttacagAAATTCAAAACGGTCCCCACTGTGTATGGTAAAAAAATCTTGacaaagaacaaaaaataattaaagcaaaTGGGCCACTTAAAAGAAGAGTCGTCGAGGAAAGAAGAATCTGCTGCCTTTAATCTCCCCACTTCCTGCAGgtatccaagaaaacaaaagcaaaaggtcATGTAGAAGATGATATTAAACTTTTCCTACAAAAATCTGCCACAACAAAACTTGACCAAGTGTTCAATCTGATTAGTTACTAGAACTACAAAAATCTAGCAGCATGCAAATGCTGCTGCAGTTTGCTCAAATCCAAAGCGAGAGTATCAGTAAAGAGACGGAACAGGACGTCAACCCCCGGCCCAGACAATAGTTGCTGGGGCCATGGGACTCTTTTTATCTTGAGCCATCGCCAAGATTTACAGTGCATGAAATATTCCGTATGACACAGTAGTACTctgtcaaattaaaaaaaaaaaagcaagctaGTAGCAGTTAATGGAATGAGAGCTAGAAATTGATGCCCATATAtgaccatatatatatatatatatatatatatatgtatgaccGTGCGTGATCAATCGGGAAGAGGCAGCATAATTTATGTTGTCAACACTTAACAACAACAACCCACCGACAAAGGTGACATCCTTTCTCAGGCAATCATTCTTCGGCCACGACTATAATAATTGTCTTTCTGCTTCTTCTATCCAAATCTTCCACGCCCCAAAGTACTCTTTGTTTAAGGTTCCCGACAGCAACATTTCCCCCCCAAGTAACATTAGCAAACCTTGTCATCGTTGGTGcaacttttttcttcttttttttttttgtaaaaaaaaaaaattccatttgAAATCCGAATTGCTTTTGCGGAAATGACTTTAACTTTAATTTACGCTTTTATTATACTTGACCTGGGCCCGGTTTCCTGCTCCAGCCAGCAGACTAGTGTGTGTTCTGTGTTGTGACTTGTGATCTTTGGCTTCTAGTTGCCGGACTGGAATATTATCCTTTTTCTAAGAAGAATTCTATACCCTCTGCTCTGCGCTGGAGAAAACCTTTGGGAGGCGCCTTACAGCCAACCTGGATGGGTGGCGATAAAAACGGGGTATTAGTTTTTTCTGCTATAATTAATAACTACTTCATGCTCTGGGGGAGGGttaggttgggtggtacggAAGGAAGGAGTATAAGTAAGAGATTTCGGGTTCGAGTTCTCCCGcttacacttaaaaaaaaaaaaaaaaactacttcaTGCTCTAACAATCCGGAATGAAATAATGAGTGCTGTATAGGCCTTTAGAAGGATTATGGCCATAGAATTGGAAAATGTATGGCAAACACTCTCATCATCATCATGCTCATAGAAATAGGAAAAAACAATTTAAGGGTTGAATATACGAGTcaaatacaaaattttgaatACACTCTCGTCATCATCGAGTAGGCTCTTGAAACGCTCAAATCCATAATTTGTGACCTTCAGTACAAAGCTTCGAAAATACGAGTTTTCTAAACACTTTCATTATCGTTGCTATGTAGGCTCTTAGAGATGCAAGTCCATAGTTTGTAAGAGACTAATAAGTCCTCGTTCTCTATTGCTTTGCATAATTTGATTATGGCAAGTGGTTATAAAAAATAATCAGAATCAACAACAATTACTCTTTAGTTGGTTATGAATTTTAACATTCTAAGTTGTTTAAACAAATTTACAAACTAGAACAACATCACAATAATTGActattcaaaatcaaaatctatAATCAATTACAATAACCAATCAAGAACACGTTgagtaacttttgatgattctAATTATTCTCTATAATCACTTTgcataataaattttaaaaaatctaaAGCAAATTAGAACAGGACCTAAGAGGTCATATGATATCTAATCGTAAGATGAGGAAATAGCTCAAAAGTGAAAAAGAATAACACCTGCAATTTCCATTTTGTTGGACTTAATCCAATTCTACAATCTTGTATTTTTATCGATTTCTAGGCATCATCCTTGTGCAGGGGCCTCGCTAATCTTCGTTTTGTTGGACTAAATCCAATTCGACAATCTTATAGTAATTTCAATTCAATTCCGATTCTACGAAACCGGACGGATAAGTTTGGTCCTCTTCTTCATAATTTACATCACAACCGCTACTCATCCCAGGAAGAGAGCCATACAAACTATAGACACACAAGCAAAGCTTCATATAATGATGGGAATATGAAACAATAGGAGCGTCCTCGCGGAAAAAAATTAGAAGAACTCGTTAAAAGCTTCAATTTTTATCTTCATCATCTAGAAAGTTAAGAACAAAACATCATCCCAACTTTAGATCGCCTTACAGGAGAGCTACACGAAAACAACAATTGAACAGAATATATTCGGAGAACCCTAAGAGACATTTTGCCAATTCTCAACAGGACGCggaattatttataaaattcaaaGTCAGTGTCGGGCTTCTTCACATTGGCTCTATATCCCTTCTCAAAATCCTTGGGAAGTATAACGTATCGGTTCTTGCGAACTGCATGCATTCCTGCTTCTTGGCAAATAGCTGCAATCTGCATAAAAGAAGTGTAGTTGAAACTACTGCAACTTAAATAAACGATTTCCTTGTTTTATTCCATGAATTGCCCATCGAAAGGAGCAAGAGAGACCCACTTCTTAAGCTCAATGGTGACGCAGCAAATTTCCAAAGAATACGGAATGAAATTTAcatttaatcattaaaaaaaaaaaactaacctCAGCAGCACTTATTTTATCTGGTCGTGAAACATAATCCTCTAAATCAACCTCATCACCCAAATTCATTTTAGCAGTGCAAACCTGCAGCAGACCCCGTAATTGAAACATTAGCACGAGGCAGGCATTTTAAGCATACAAACAAAACCATTCTCCACGTCTTTGCATGCCACCAACATGCAGGGAGTGTGAGGAAAATTACTAATAGAaacataaagaagaaaaatgcctCCAATACCCACCTGGAAGACGAGCCTTTTTTGACGTCTATCAGGCAAAGGAAACTCAATCTTCCGGTCAAGCCTTCCAGGACGAAGAAGTGCAGGGTCCAAAGTGTCAGCACGATTAGTTGCCATTATAACCTTCACATTCACTGTCTGATCAAACCCATCCATCTGCATAACACACCAATAATCTCAATATAAATACAATATGGCAAAAATATTCAACCAACAAATCATTCGAATGTCAAAGTCAAAGGTTTTCATAATTAGAAAAGCCTTAACATActgaatatttttttccttcacAAAATCAAGCCAGCTTCTGTAACGCTGTTAGATCTATTCAGATGTTTTTAGGTTACTTTGACGAGCAAATGCAGCAGAAGAATTTTCTTACCTGATTAAGCAATTCCATAAGTATGCGCTGAACTTCTCTATCAGCTCCAGTCTGGGCATCAAACCTCGCAGTAGCAATTGCATCCACCTCATCAATAAATATAATGGCCGGAGCATTTTCTTTGGCCAGACGAAATACATCACGAACCATTCGTGGCCCCTGCAAAAATCATAGAAGATGTACATATCAGCAAAACTCAAgcaataaaaaagaagaaaggatttAGTTGGTAAAACCAGTTAAAAGAACATCAAAGATGAAAAGCAACCAAGCAAGATCTTCAATTTGGTCATGTTAAGTTAGAGAGGCAACTTGCTGTACAATACAATCctgattataaaaaaaaaaaaaaaaagaattcggGGAGGAGAGATGAAAAGCAAGATCTTCAATTTGGTCATGTTAAGTTAGAGTGGCAACTTGCTGTACAACACAAGCCTGACAAGAAAACTTATAATTCAGGGAGAAGAGTTTAGACTTAATTGGTTCAGGcaccaaaatgaagtgaaaaaaaaaacaagaggcaAATGGAGGTCAACCTGCCTAAATCGAAACCTGATTGGTCATGTTCGGATAAAATCTTATCTTTGTCTAGCATAGAATATTAGATATTCTCCAAAACTTGACCTAATTCTAGTCCTATCTATTGTAGTTTGATTTCTTCTCTTAACAAAGAGACCTGTTCAGGAAGAAAGTAACTAGGTGGTGTTTTTGTTAACAGAGAGACAAACTACAGATGACTTCATCTTTATTTCGTTTAACTGCTACCACATTGGAGTGTAATATTCTTCTGGTGAATTGTTGTTAAGAATATACTAATAAAAGTTTACAATCATTGAAAATCTGAAATGCGAGAGAAGGTACGCTTTGTTTGCATCCAGGGAACTTCTTATACACTACAGGAAAAGACAAAATCTACAAACAGAGGATGGAAGGAAACTAAGCAAAGCTCTTTCTTTTTGCTCGTATAACCAGAATGGCTAAGACTCATCTAGATAATGTGATGTAGCCAACCAGACAGCTCCAGACTTAGATGTCTCTCGTCTTAAGTTCATTTATACTTGTAATAATGCAGGCAATCAACTAAAGATATTAGATTAAGAGCATTTGATCCATACCTCACCCAAGTACTTCTGAACAAATTCCGAGCCAACAACTCTAATGAAGGCTGCAGTCGTGTGATGAGCAACTGCCTTAGCAAGCATTGTTTTCCCAGTTCCCGGAGGGCCATAGAGCAACACACCACGGGGAGGATCTATACCAATCTGCTTGTACAGCTCATGGTGAGTCAAAGGTAACTCAACTGCTTCACGGATTTCCTGCTTCTGGATATCACACCCTCCAATGTCCTGACAAACACCAGCAAatggattgaaacaaattaATTTCTGGAATTGTATTCCAAAAAAGTATAACCAAACAATGCAAAACAAACACCACATGACTTATTATTCCCGGTGACTTATTATTCACACCAGACTGAATGATGAAGGAATCACACAGTGGGATAAAAAAGTTAGAAGAATCATATACCATGAATAGGCATCTCGCTGTCAAGGAAAAAGCTACTTGCACATATTGCACAATAAAAATAGTCAGTTATAGAAAAACCAACCCAGCAGAACAGGGATAATATAAAGTTCTAATCTTTATACATTGGCCCACTAAAATGGCAAGTGAAGAAAAAAGATTGATTGTCACACACCATACCCAGAAGATGGTTAAAGAAAATGTATTAACTCAAATTACGCTATACAGACCTGTAGAGGCAGAGATAGATCTAAAATGCATTTCCACCATCCTACACAGCTATTTCACTACTTTATCAGAGAAAGGACCAGATGGAGTGGGTTTTTTTAAGTTTCACTTCAAAGTACAATTTTCTTATACAAACATCACTCTTTAAAAGAAGCTGATGCTGCATTTGTTGCATACAAAGAGGGGCAACACTCAGGTTAATATAGGTAGCTGGATACTGTTAAGCAACAGGAAGTAACTAACAGAATGAAAACCAAACCTAAGTCTCAGTTAATCTATTTACAGAATATGACTAAGTTTTTCAGGTCTCTTATTGCATACATGAAAATACACTAAAGGGCAGAAAAAGCCACATACTCAGCGCAGCTTTCAGTCAAGCCCAAATTAGACTT
This window contains:
- the LOC113712323 gene encoding 26S proteasome regulatory subunit 6B homolog produces the protein MAAPMVLDPKLTLDSLATRSDPSTIDPSSSTTADNEEDLYTRLKSLQRQLEFIEIQEEYVKDELKNLRREHLRAQEEVKRIQSVPLVIGQFMEMIDQNNGIVGSTTGSNYYVRILSTINRELLKPSASVALHRHSNALVDVLPPEADSSISLLSQSEKPDVTYNDIGGCDIQKQEIREAVELPLTHHELYKQIGIDPPRGVLLYGPPGTGKTMLAKAVAHHTTAAFIRVVGSEFVQKYLGEGPRMVRDVFRLAKENAPAIIFIDEVDAIATARFDAQTGADREVQRILMELLNQMDGFDQTVNVKVIMATNRADTLDPALLRPGRLDRKIEFPLPDRRQKRLVFQVCTAKMNLGDEVDLEDYVSRPDKISAAEIAAICQEAGMHAVRKNRYVILPKDFEKGYRANVKKPDTDFEFYK